A genome region from Nocardia sp. NBC_00565 includes the following:
- a CDS encoding cytochrome P450, with amino-acid sequence MTQEIPGTLLLDPQVIDDPYPFYRRLHAEAPVWEVPGTGVFTVSTFELVAEAVGRVGDFSSNMTSLLYRDDAGLPARFSFGDAGGQVLATADPPLHAIHRGAVFPELVAKRMRELEPVIIDLADGLVTTALNDGTVEFMAAIGNIVPMTMISRLTGFRDSNLDDLWNSAVNGTRMLGSTLSFDELIEIATSGDTVRAWITDQLSAALKDPGEDLLGAVARSVIDDVMSEQEGMIILTTLLSAGGETTTSLLGNAVRILADNPELQEHLRQNPDQIPTFAEEALRLESPFRYLMRSVPKDTTLGSAAIPAGSTVLLLWGAANRDAAEFERPDEIDLGRRIPRRHVAFGRGIHTCVGAPLARLEARIVLGVLLQRTTNITLEPQHRPSWVTSLLVRRHHELPVRLQVH; translated from the coding sequence ATGACCCAAGAGATCCCCGGAACATTGCTGCTCGATCCACAGGTCATCGATGACCCGTATCCCTTTTACCGTCGACTGCACGCCGAGGCGCCGGTGTGGGAAGTCCCCGGCACCGGGGTCTTCACTGTCAGCACCTTCGAGTTGGTTGCCGAAGCAGTTGGTCGTGTCGGCGACTTCTCGTCGAACATGACGAGCCTGCTATACCGCGACGATGCGGGCCTGCCCGCCCGCTTCAGCTTCGGAGACGCCGGCGGGCAAGTCTTGGCCACCGCCGACCCACCCCTGCACGCCATACACCGTGGGGCGGTTTTTCCCGAACTGGTGGCCAAACGGATGAGGGAACTCGAACCCGTCATCATCGATCTCGCAGACGGACTCGTGACCACGGCCCTGAACGACGGAACCGTCGAATTCATGGCCGCCATCGGCAACATCGTGCCCATGACGATGATCAGCCGCCTCACCGGCTTCCGTGACAGCAACCTCGACGATCTGTGGAATTCAGCAGTCAACGGGACGAGAATGCTGGGATCGACGCTCAGCTTCGACGAGCTCATCGAAATCGCTACCAGCGGCGACACGGTCCGGGCATGGATCACCGACCAGCTGTCCGCGGCACTGAAGGACCCCGGCGAGGACCTCCTCGGAGCCGTCGCCCGCAGCGTGATAGACGACGTGATGAGCGAACAGGAGGGCATGATCATCCTGACGACCCTGTTGAGCGCCGGCGGCGAGACCACTACGAGTCTGCTGGGCAACGCGGTGCGCATCCTGGCCGACAATCCCGAGCTACAAGAGCACCTCCGTCAAAACCCCGACCAGATCCCGACTTTCGCGGAAGAGGCGCTCCGTCTGGAGTCTCCCTTTCGCTATCTCATGCGCTCGGTGCCCAAGGACACCACACTCGGGTCCGCCGCGATCCCGGCCGGTTCCACGGTGCTGTTGCTCTGGGGTGCCGCCAACCGCGACGCAGCCGAATTCGAACGACCCGACGAGATCGATCTCGGACGCCGCATCCCGCGACGCCACGTAGCATTCGGCCGCGGCATCCACACCTGTGTCGGTGCGCCGCTGGCCCGACTCGAGGCCCGCATTGTGCTCGGTGTCCTGCTGCAACGCACCACAAATATCACCCTAGAGCCGCAGCACCGGCCAAGCTGGGTAACCAGCCTTCTGGTAAGACGCCATCACGAGCTCCCGGTACGCCTCCAAGTCCATTGA
- a CDS encoding MlaD family protein, whose translation MSGMRMRITRLSGATANAAITRLARHRLIVSLVALGLTLIFGASYLTLGSLQFNPFDATYTLRIHLAQSGGLLSGRDVTVRGVRVGRVTSVDLGDGDVVAVASIEASQRIPADSAVRVAGLSAAGEQYLDFVPTGSTGPYLADGAVIGANRTSTPIAMAQMLADLNGTIAQLDPDKLHSIVQELGAGPQAPDKLAAIINGGTFLVTTLSSVLPQTISLLHNSEIVLGTVRDLGPGLRSSAAELDRTLTGVESMSGGFVNAVGIAPAALDAMDQIIADNSPTMVHLLGNLATVAQMSSLRVPAMRELFFPQQREGSAADAVASAVHDGKIWALVSIYPRKQCDYNVPRFPATDPSYPEPYRYVDCSDPDPSLLPRGARNAPRPPGDNASYPPPGADPLATTDPTPQGRLTIPTPYGGVPAPVYVPPN comes from the coding sequence ATGAGCGGCATGCGGATGCGCATCACGCGGTTGTCGGGCGCGACGGCGAATGCGGCGATCACGCGCCTGGCCCGGCATCGACTGATCGTGTCACTGGTGGCGTTGGGGCTGACGTTGATCTTCGGTGCGTCCTATCTGACGCTCGGATCGTTGCAGTTCAACCCGTTCGATGCGACATACACCCTGCGGATACACCTTGCCCAGTCCGGTGGTCTGCTGTCCGGGCGCGACGTGACGGTGCGCGGTGTCCGGGTGGGGCGGGTCACCTCGGTCGACCTCGGTGACGGCGACGTGGTGGCGGTGGCATCGATCGAAGCCTCCCAGCGCATCCCGGCCGACAGTGCTGTGCGAGTGGCCGGGCTCTCGGCCGCCGGGGAACAATATCTCGATTTCGTCCCCACCGGCTCGACCGGCCCCTATCTGGCCGACGGTGCCGTGATCGGCGCCAACCGGACCTCGACACCGATCGCGATGGCGCAGATGCTCGCCGACCTCAATGGCACCATCGCTCAGCTCGATCCCGACAAACTCCACAGCATCGTGCAGGAACTGGGGGCAGGACCGCAGGCGCCGGACAAGTTGGCGGCCATCATCAACGGTGGCACCTTCCTTGTCACGACGCTGAGTTCGGTTCTGCCCCAGACGATCAGCCTGCTGCACAACAGTGAGATCGTGCTCGGCACCGTGCGTGACCTCGGCCCAGGGCTCCGATCGAGCGCCGCCGAACTCGACCGCACACTCACCGGTGTGGAATCGATGTCGGGCGGCTTCGTGAATGCGGTCGGCATCGCGCCCGCGGCGCTGGACGCTATGGACCAGATAATCGCCGACAACTCACCCACCATGGTGCACCTGCTCGGCAATCTGGCGACGGTAGCGCAGATGTCGTCTTTGCGTGTGCCCGCGATGCGGGAGCTGTTCTTTCCGCAACAGCGAGAAGGTTCCGCCGCCGACGCGGTGGCCTCGGCAGTGCATGACGGCAAGATCTGGGCGTTGGTGAGCATCTACCCGCGTAAACAGTGCGACTACAACGTCCCCCGGTTCCCCGCCACCGATCCCAGCTACCCGGAGCCCTACCGCTACGTCGACTGTTCCGACCCGGATCCCAGCCTGCTACCCCGTGGCGCGCGCAACGCTCCGCGCCCGCCGGGGGACAACGCCTCCTATCCACCACCGGGCGCTGACCCTCTGGCCACCACCGACCCGACTCCACAAGGGCGGCTGACAATTCCGACACCCTACGGGGGCGTGCCCGCACCGGTCTACGTCCCGCCCAATTAG
- a CDS encoding MlaD family protein: MNFRRSLIVLVVFVVVSVVLTWTVVVTLGRGVSGPTTEYSALFTNVSGLRAGDDVRMAGVRVGRVESIELTGNLARVGFSVRDDQVVYGDTKASVTYQNLIGQRYLGLALGARGDHVALKSGAQIPVERTEPSFDISNLLNGFEPLFATIDHTAIDNITDALIKALQGDNGSVATLIAETTSLAQNFVGPDEILGQVINNLTTIVSNLAAQSGNLTTVIDQSRAVFEGLNARREPLFDSVDQVSAMVGRVSQIAAADQPALGEFLSRDPGFAQHFMDNKNKFEFMGENLPLLMKGLARISNSGAYIEGYICDVTISLLPGLSPLLPQIVDAISPSGTAQHTARCR, encoded by the coding sequence ATGAATTTCCGACGATCCCTGATTGTGCTGGTGGTCTTCGTAGTGGTCTCGGTCGTGCTGACCTGGACGGTCGTGGTGACGCTCGGACGCGGTGTGAGTGGCCCGACGACCGAGTATTCGGCGCTGTTCACCAATGTCTCGGGTCTGCGAGCCGGTGACGACGTGCGGATGGCAGGGGTGCGGGTGGGGCGGGTCGAGTCGATCGAGCTCACCGGAAACCTTGCGCGCGTCGGCTTTTCGGTCCGCGACGATCAGGTGGTTTACGGCGACACCAAGGCGTCGGTGACCTACCAGAACCTGATCGGCCAGCGGTATCTCGGTCTCGCGTTGGGTGCCCGCGGTGACCACGTCGCCCTGAAATCGGGCGCGCAGATTCCGGTCGAGCGCACCGAGCCGTCGTTCGATATCTCCAATCTGCTCAACGGATTCGAGCCGTTGTTCGCCACCATTGACCACACCGCGATCGACAACATCACCGACGCGCTGATCAAGGCGTTGCAGGGCGACAACGGCTCGGTCGCCACGTTGATCGCCGAAACCACGTCGCTGGCACAGAATTTCGTCGGACCCGACGAAATCCTCGGCCAGGTCATCAACAACCTGACCACCATCGTCAGCAACCTGGCGGCACAGAGCGGGAACCTCACCACCGTGATCGACCAGTCGCGAGCGGTGTTCGAGGGCCTCAACGCCCGTCGGGAGCCGCTGTTCGATTCGGTGGACCAGGTCTCTGCAATGGTCGGCCGGGTATCGCAGATCGCCGCCGCCGATCAGCCCGCTTTGGGCGAGTTCCTGAGCCGAGACCCCGGCTTCGCCCAGCATTTCATGGACAACAAGAACAAGTTCGAGTTCATGGGCGAGAACCTTCCGCTGTTGATGAAGGGGCTGGCGCGTATCTCCAACAGCGGGGCGTACATCGAGGGCTACATATGCGATGTCACCATCTCACTCCTGCCTGGGCTGAGCCCGCTGCTTCCGCAAATCGTCGATGCCATTTCGCCAAGCGGTACCGCCCAACACACCGCGAGGTGCAGGTGA
- a CDS encoding MCE family protein encodes MRVFSRTTKLVLLFALVAVVAAAGGPVLLEHDTIRVTARFDSAAGLFVGNAVAVLGMRVGKVAEITQKGAFAEVDMTVDASVPIAADATAVIVSDSVLTDRHVEFTPPYRSGPTLRDGATLGLDHTRTPVEFDSLLAMVHKLSNALNGDGAGHGPIADMVGTGAAVTSGHGADMRGALDQLSRALRMGDNQGAATRNAITTIVDNLNSLTGAAARNDRDIREFGAGVGQLSDLLADQNLGTGNTGAQLVQILSQTSDLLQKYRGTMKSTVSGADTVMGSLSDYQHEIAEFLDVFPMLTDNAYAAVDQKVGAGRVHVNVDRLLLDGQMVKDVCNLLDMKQLGCNTGKLSDMGPDFGVVAMLAGIAELPK; translated from the coding sequence ATGAGAGTGTTCTCGCGGACTACCAAATTGGTGTTGCTTTTCGCTCTCGTCGCTGTCGTCGCGGCCGCGGGTGGTCCGGTGTTGCTCGAGCACGACACCATCCGTGTGACCGCCCGTTTCGACAGTGCCGCAGGACTGTTCGTGGGCAATGCCGTCGCCGTGCTGGGAATGCGCGTGGGCAAGGTGGCAGAAATTACGCAGAAAGGCGCCTTCGCCGAGGTGGACATGACTGTCGATGCCTCGGTCCCGATCGCGGCCGACGCGACCGCGGTGATCGTCTCGGATTCGGTGCTCACCGACCGGCATGTGGAATTCACGCCGCCTTACCGCAGCGGCCCCACACTGCGCGACGGGGCCACACTCGGCCTAGACCACACCCGGACCCCGGTGGAGTTCGACAGCCTGCTGGCGATGGTGCACAAGCTGTCCAACGCACTCAACGGTGACGGGGCCGGACACGGTCCGATCGCCGACATGGTCGGTACCGGCGCGGCTGTCACCTCAGGTCACGGTGCAGACATGAGAGGCGCGTTGGATCAACTGTCGCGGGCTCTGCGTATGGGCGACAATCAGGGCGCGGCCACACGCAACGCGATCACCACGATCGTCGACAACCTCAACTCTCTCACCGGCGCAGCGGCCCGCAACGACCGCGACATCCGTGAATTCGGCGCCGGCGTAGGGCAATTGAGCGATCTGCTCGCCGACCAGAATCTGGGCACCGGTAACACCGGCGCTCAGTTGGTCCAGATCCTCAGCCAAACCAGCGATCTGCTGCAGAAGTATCGCGGCACGATGAAATCGACGGTGTCGGGCGCCGACACCGTCATGGGCAGCTTGTCGGATTACCAGCACGAGATCGCCGAGTTCCTGGACGTGTTCCCGATGCTTACCGACAATGCCTACGCCGCGGTCGACCAGAAGGTCGGCGCGGGCCGCGTGCACGTGAACGTGGACCGGCTTCTGCTGGATGGGCAGATGGTCAAAGATGTGTGCAACCTGCTCGATATGAAACAACTCGGCTGCAACACCGGAAAGCTTTCGGATATGGGTCCGGATTTCGGTGTCGTCGCCATGCTCGCGGGAATTGCGGAGTTACCCAAATGA
- a CDS encoding MCE family protein, whose amino-acid sequence MFARIRRPRLRPLENYRPVWLGVTALVVLVVVLAATLVVNSLGIGQRRVEADFAQAAQLEAGDQITVAGVPVGHVVGLRLAGDRVTVTMSIKSDVRLGADTTASIKLTTLLGNRFIEVSPAGSGSLPDGRIALAHTEVPYNLQSALEDVTTTFDQVDADKVGQAMTRLSTQLDGLPQMIPSVMQNVMTLSTVIAERRDQIGSLLTSTSQLTTVIEMQHANLAVLFTQGREVLQEFQSRRQSIEYLLSATTSVVRTLTPIAVDDQPEIRSLLDNLSSMMQALSQHDDLLRNILQVVPVPWRSWANLSGTGPELDANVPAGAFVDSFICALVGRAPQVDLPPYSKECK is encoded by the coding sequence ATGTTTGCGCGTATTCGTCGGCCACGGCTGCGACCGCTCGAGAACTACCGCCCGGTGTGGCTCGGGGTCACCGCGCTCGTGGTGCTCGTTGTCGTGCTCGCGGCCACACTGGTAGTGAACTCGCTCGGCATCGGGCAACGGCGAGTGGAGGCCGACTTCGCTCAGGCCGCCCAACTCGAGGCAGGCGATCAGATCACGGTGGCCGGGGTGCCGGTCGGCCACGTGGTCGGTTTGCGGCTGGCAGGCGACCGCGTGACCGTCACCATGAGCATCAAGTCGGATGTGCGTCTCGGTGCGGATACGACCGCGTCGATCAAACTCACCACGTTGCTGGGGAATCGATTCATCGAGGTGTCGCCCGCAGGTTCCGGCTCGTTGCCTGATGGACGGATCGCGTTGGCGCACACCGAAGTTCCCTACAATCTGCAATCCGCACTGGAGGATGTCACCACGACCTTCGATCAGGTCGACGCCGACAAGGTCGGGCAAGCCATGACGCGGCTGTCGACTCAGCTCGACGGTCTGCCGCAAATGATCCCTTCGGTGATGCAGAACGTGATGACGCTATCGACTGTGATCGCCGAACGGCGCGATCAGATCGGTTCCCTGCTCACGAGCACCAGCCAGCTGACCACCGTGATCGAGATGCAACACGCGAACTTGGCCGTACTGTTCACCCAGGGGCGAGAAGTGTTGCAAGAGTTCCAGTCACGTCGGCAGTCGATCGAATATCTGCTGTCGGCCACCACCTCCGTGGTTCGAACGCTGACCCCGATCGCCGTGGACGATCAGCCCGAGATTCGATCGCTGCTGGACAACCTGAGTTCGATGATGCAGGCGCTGAGCCAGCACGACGACCTGTTGCGCAACATCCTGCAGGTCGTCCCCGTGCCATGGCGGAGCTGGGCGAATCTGAGCGGCACCGGACCGGAACTCGACGCCAACGTGCCGGCGGGAGCGTTCGTCGACTCGTTCATATGCGCGCTGGTCGGACGCGCACCCCAGGTCGATCTGCCGCCGTATTCGAAGGAATGTAAATGA
- a CDS encoding MlaD family protein, producing MSNEFESDGRGPSATQLLVTGICCLAVAAGTVTAMIANSRGAFRDMVTVTAIMANVGDGLPPKSDVKFQGIRVGLVSGVEPTPEPGMNVVRIQLGPEYAGRIPDTVTARVVPSNIFAVPSVQLVDNGSAQPLRTGAQIAQDRSLSTVRLQTSLDQLRRVVAAVGRDQADTAVGMLATLAKATNGQGDSIAAAAAQLRDIVASLRGVVSADAAPSTLDSLSGALREVQAAAPDLLDALHHAVVPMLTLAQQNAQLTALLSGGVHTFTTADEALEHNTDRVLDITTHISPVMATLGDGASTFPQITRSVTHLVRLVANEAWDPKTQRMSTAAIVQLTPNRQYTRADCPRYGELAAPSCQTGPTSSADSPAVPSSLDPRAFQPPSSLVGPNIGPVGSPEEQRKIAEILGGLPNSAADILFGPLARGTTVSVAPDPAGGGK from the coding sequence ATGTCGAATGAATTCGAATCCGATGGTCGAGGGCCTTCGGCGACGCAACTACTGGTGACCGGGATTTGCTGTCTGGCCGTGGCCGCCGGCACCGTCACGGCGATGATCGCGAATTCGCGCGGGGCCTTCCGCGACATGGTGACGGTGACCGCGATCATGGCGAATGTGGGCGACGGGCTTCCGCCTAAATCCGATGTGAAGTTTCAAGGTATACGGGTGGGACTGGTGAGCGGGGTGGAACCCACGCCGGAGCCCGGTATGAATGTCGTTCGGATCCAACTCGGTCCGGAGTACGCGGGTCGCATTCCCGACACGGTGACCGCGCGGGTCGTTCCGAGCAACATCTTCGCGGTGCCTTCGGTTCAGCTGGTGGACAACGGGTCGGCACAACCGCTGCGGACAGGTGCGCAGATCGCGCAGGACCGGAGCCTGTCCACGGTCCGATTGCAGACGTCGTTGGACCAATTGCGCCGCGTCGTCGCCGCCGTCGGACGTGACCAGGCGGATACCGCGGTGGGCATGCTCGCCACACTGGCCAAGGCGACCAACGGGCAGGGCGATTCGATCGCGGCCGCTGCTGCTCAGTTGCGCGATATCGTCGCGAGTCTTCGTGGCGTCGTGTCCGCGGACGCCGCGCCGTCCACCCTGGACTCGTTGTCGGGCGCGTTGCGCGAGGTGCAGGCGGCCGCACCGGATCTGCTCGACGCGCTGCACCACGCGGTGGTGCCCATGCTGACGCTGGCGCAGCAGAATGCGCAGCTGACGGCGTTGTTGTCCGGCGGGGTGCACACCTTCACCACGGCCGACGAAGCCCTCGAGCACAACACCGACCGAGTCCTCGACATCACCACACACATCTCGCCGGTCATGGCTACACTCGGCGACGGCGCGAGCACCTTCCCGCAGATCACCCGGTCGGTGACGCACCTCGTGCGCCTCGTGGCCAATGAAGCGTGGGATCCGAAGACACAGCGCATGTCGACTGCGGCCATCGTGCAGTTGACCCCGAACCGGCAGTACACGCGCGCGGACTGTCCACGCTACGGCGAACTCGCTGCGCCCAGTTGCCAAACGGGGCCGACCTCGTCGGCCGACTCCCCCGCGGTTCCCTCCAGTCTGGATCCGCGTGCGTTCCAGCCGCCGAGTTCGCTTGTGGGCCCGAACATCGGGCCGGTCGGCAGCCCAGAGGAGCAGCGAAAGATCGCGGAAATACTCGGGGGGCTTCCCAATTCCGCCGCCGATATCCTTTTCGGTCCGTTGGCACGCGGCACGACTGTGAGCGTCGCACCTGATCCAGCGGGAGGCGGGAAATGA
- a CDS encoding SDR family oxidoreductase: protein MNHQEAPRSAVVVIGVGAMGLAIARRLGSGRRLLLADYSEVSLEAAAAACRGEGHTVESHTVDISDRGSVVKLAAAAADLGHLDAVVHTAGVSPTMATARQIYEVDLLGTAHVIDAFLAVASPGTSLVSVASMAGYLASLSPDFERHLATVATDQLLNHKGIDLDSSNAAEAYIVAKRGNQLRVQAAAHDWGTKGARLNTISPGVTSTPMGIAELAGPTGAYIQSMIDLSGARRTGTPDDIAATAAFLTGPESSFITGNDILVDGGAIAAQRWNTGN from the coding sequence ATGAATCATCAGGAAGCACCACGCAGCGCCGTGGTCGTCATCGGCGTCGGCGCGATGGGGCTCGCTATCGCACGTCGCCTGGGCAGCGGGAGGCGACTATTGCTGGCCGACTATTCCGAGGTAAGCCTGGAAGCCGCCGCGGCAGCGTGCCGGGGCGAGGGACACACCGTCGAAAGTCACACCGTCGATATCTCCGACCGGGGTTCCGTCGTGAAACTCGCAGCCGCGGCGGCCGATCTCGGTCACCTCGACGCTGTCGTTCACACAGCAGGTGTTTCCCCCACCATGGCCACCGCCCGACAGATCTACGAGGTAGACCTGCTCGGCACCGCCCACGTGATCGACGCTTTCCTTGCAGTCGCATCCCCTGGCACCTCGCTCGTGTCGGTAGCCAGCATGGCCGGATATCTCGCGTCGCTATCGCCCGACTTCGAGAGACACCTTGCCACCGTGGCCACCGATCAGCTCTTGAACCACAAAGGGATCGACCTCGATTCGTCGAACGCCGCCGAGGCCTACATTGTCGCCAAACGCGGCAACCAACTGCGTGTGCAAGCCGCCGCGCACGACTGGGGAACCAAAGGCGCACGGCTGAACACCATCAGCCCCGGCGTGACCTCCACACCAATGGGCATCGCCGAACTCGCTGGTCCGACCGGCGCTTACATCCAGTCCATGATCGACCTCTCCGGTGCACGCCGGACAGGCACACCCGACGACATCGCCGCCACCGCCGCGTTCCTCACCGGACCGGAGTCATCCTTCATCACCGGCAACGACATACTGGTCGACGGCGGAGCGATCGCCGCACAACGATGGAACACCGGTAATTGA
- a CDS encoding MlaD family protein has product MITKPNRLVAASAVLLAVSTAACSAGLDSVPLPSPSVGPHSYTLTVTFANALNLPAQAKVKVDGADVGEVESMRAHDYAAIVTLRIRAGTVLPAGTTAELRSATPLGDVFVALTRPANPAPGAAPLHDDSSIPQTSTSAAATIEEVLARAAMLVNGGAIRNLTKTVNGLGAELGGNGDHLADLIAQTTALVNTLSSRSGQIQGAVHDADALTATVAARQSTVNDAVAAAGPALDVLSSNTGTFVDLADRLGRIARQLQRYPSVNGTGQRSLIADMNNLAAGMNAAAIDPNSNLDELNRTISVVGGKVTSATAAAADAEIAQIAVGAVPDPNFPGSSAAKIPDQTDWANFVGSLAYTLGRLHDRVVGPGR; this is encoded by the coding sequence ATGATCACGAAACCGAATCGACTAGTCGCGGCGAGCGCAGTGCTGCTCGCGGTATCCACTGCGGCCTGTTCCGCAGGCTTGGACAGTGTTCCGCTGCCGTCACCGTCGGTCGGCCCGCACAGCTACACCCTTACCGTCACCTTCGCCAATGCTCTCAACCTGCCCGCACAGGCCAAGGTGAAGGTCGATGGCGCCGACGTCGGCGAGGTGGAATCCATGCGGGCCCACGACTACGCCGCCATTGTGACCCTGCGCATCCGAGCCGGGACCGTCCTGCCTGCGGGCACCACCGCCGAACTCCGTTCGGCCACTCCGCTGGGCGATGTCTTCGTCGCGCTGACGCGTCCGGCGAATCCGGCGCCCGGCGCCGCCCCGCTACACGACGACAGCAGCATTCCGCAGACGTCGACCTCGGCGGCAGCGACGATCGAGGAAGTACTCGCTCGGGCCGCGATGCTTGTCAACGGCGGGGCAATTCGCAATCTCACCAAGACGGTCAATGGACTGGGTGCGGAACTCGGCGGAAACGGCGACCATCTCGCCGACCTCATCGCCCAGACCACTGCTCTGGTGAACACCTTGTCTTCGCGGTCGGGGCAGATACAGGGCGCAGTCCACGACGCCGATGCGCTCACCGCGACCGTGGCCGCGCGGCAGTCGACAGTCAACGACGCCGTCGCCGCCGCGGGCCCGGCGCTGGACGTCTTGAGTTCCAACACCGGTACGTTCGTCGACCTGGCCGATCGGTTGGGCCGAATAGCTCGTCAACTGCAACGGTATCCGTCGGTGAACGGTACGGGACAGCGCAGTCTGATCGCCGATATGAACAACCTCGCCGCCGGAATGAACGCCGCGGCCATCGACCCGAATTCGAATCTGGACGAGCTCAACCGCACCATCTCGGTGGTCGGCGGCAAGGTGACGTCGGCGACTGCCGCCGCCGCCGATGCCGAAATCGCGCAGATCGCGGTAGGCGCCGTTCCGGATCCCAATTTCCCAGGCAGCTCGGCGGCCAAGATTCCCGATCAGACCGACTGGGCGAACTTTGTGGGCTCCCTGGCTTATACGCTCGGGCGATTGCACGACCGCGTGGTCGGACCAGGCCGATGA
- a CDS encoding LLM class flavin-dependent oxidoreductase, giving the protein MGELSLSVALPPSAQIPEYARAAEGAGCARLWLFDSPAVYGDLWIAVARAADATSDLGVGTGVAVPALRHPMVTAAAIATIEQLAPGRLTCAFGTGFTARRAMGQKPMRWAAVSAYLRQVASLLDGDVVDIDGAACQMLQLPGWAPDRPLRTPLWVAPSGPKGMAVAEDVDAAGLLLSQPPPQQLDGRRPAAMIVSGTVLGSDEDHTSDRVVEAAGPWYAAMWHAVYEAAPDFVTEMPGGGTWLEGLHAVRGEGQLHLGVHEGHVCALTDRDRAAIREAGAAILEYGWTGSPEHIRAAVADSAALGITEIVYTPAGPDIAGEIESFAKAFHG; this is encoded by the coding sequence ATGGGTGAGCTTTCGCTATCGGTGGCGTTGCCGCCCAGTGCTCAGATCCCGGAGTACGCGCGGGCGGCCGAGGGTGCCGGCTGCGCCCGGCTGTGGCTCTTCGATTCCCCCGCTGTCTACGGCGACCTCTGGATTGCGGTGGCCCGAGCAGCCGACGCGACTTCCGACCTGGGCGTGGGCACGGGTGTGGCTGTTCCGGCGCTGCGCCATCCGATGGTCACCGCGGCGGCGATCGCGACGATCGAGCAGCTGGCGCCAGGTCGGCTGACCTGCGCCTTTGGGACCGGTTTCACGGCTCGCCGCGCCATGGGCCAGAAGCCGATGCGGTGGGCGGCGGTGAGCGCCTACCTCCGACAGGTCGCCAGCCTGCTCGACGGTGATGTCGTGGACATCGACGGTGCTGCCTGCCAGATGCTGCAGCTGCCGGGGTGGGCCCCCGACCGGCCCCTGCGGACACCGTTGTGGGTAGCGCCGAGCGGCCCCAAGGGAATGGCGGTCGCCGAGGACGTCGACGCCGCCGGCCTGCTGCTGAGCCAGCCGCCACCGCAACAACTGGACGGTCGCCGACCTGCCGCGATGATCGTGTCAGGCACTGTCTTGGGCTCGGACGAAGACCACACCAGCGACCGGGTGGTCGAAGCCGCCGGGCCGTGGTATGCCGCCATGTGGCACGCCGTATATGAAGCCGCGCCCGACTTCGTCACCGAGATGCCCGGCGGCGGTACGTGGCTCGAGGGGCTACACGCAGTACGTGGCGAGGGGCAACTGCATCTCGGTGTGCACGAAGGGCATGTGTGCGCGCTGACCGACCGTGACCGCGCCGCCATCCGCGAGGCCGGTGCGGCCATCCTGGAGTACGGCTGGACCGGATCACCAGAACATATCCGCGCCGCCGTGGCCGACTCTGCCGCGCTGGGCATCACCGAGATCGTCTACACCCCCGCCGGTCCCGACATCGCCGGGGAAATCGAGTCGTTCGCCAAGGCGTTTCACGGCTAA
- a CDS encoding MlaE family ABC transporter permease, with protein sequence MVSQIEQWGRGYLRRHPVASLETVGAQFVMGVRAIQCLVLDIATGRFAFQEFVRQAAFMIKTSYLPTLAVALPISATLSIQFGLIADQVGATSLSGAASGLAVIRQAAPVVTAVLLATAVGSAICADLGSRTIREEIDALEVMGVSVLHKLVVPRVAAGVVVAVGLTGLSAFVGFLASYLFNVFVQGGTRGSFLATFSSFATIGDMYLAMVKAVVFGMIVTIVACQKGLSTKGGPGGVADSVNASVVASIVLLMIVNVGFTELYTMIFPRQAL encoded by the coding sequence ATGGTGTCACAGATCGAACAGTGGGGACGCGGCTACCTTCGCCGCCATCCCGTCGCCTCGCTCGAAACCGTGGGCGCGCAATTCGTCATGGGGGTGCGGGCCATACAGTGCCTGGTGCTCGACATCGCCACGGGCCGCTTCGCGTTCCAGGAATTCGTGCGGCAGGCGGCCTTCATGATCAAGACGTCGTATCTACCGACTCTCGCTGTGGCACTGCCGATCAGCGCCACCCTGTCGATCCAATTCGGGCTCATCGCCGATCAGGTAGGGGCGACGTCGCTGTCCGGCGCGGCCAGCGGACTCGCCGTGATCCGGCAAGCGGCACCCGTAGTGACCGCCGTGCTGCTTGCCACCGCGGTGGGCTCGGCGATCTGCGCCGACCTCGGTTCGCGCACCATCCGAGAAGAGATCGACGCACTGGAGGTGATGGGGGTTTCGGTACTGCACAAGCTGGTGGTTCCCCGGGTCGCCGCGGGTGTCGTCGTCGCCGTCGGGTTGACCGGGTTGAGTGCGTTCGTCGGCTTCCTGGCCAGCTATTTGTTCAATGTATTCGTTCAGGGCGGGACGCGAGGCAGCTTTCTGGCCACGTTCTCTTCCTTCGCCACCATCGGCGATATGTACCTGGCGATGGTGAAGGCCGTGGTATTCGGGATGATCGTGACGATCGTCGCGTGCCAGAAAGGATTGAGCACCAAAGGTGGGCCCGGGGGAGTCGCCGACTCGGTCAATGCGTCGGTCGTGGCCTCGATCGTTCTGCTGATGATCGTGAACGTCGGTTTCACCGAGCTCTACACCATGATCTTCCCTCGACAGGCGCTGTGA